The Roseococcus microcysteis genome contains a region encoding:
- a CDS encoding two-component system sensor histidine kinase NtrB produces MPPTRPGSDMPDAVNILSALPMPAVVLDGEDNFRFANPAAELFFQHSQVTLASLPLGELLPPDNRLFALLHQVRRTDSPVADHDLTLESPRLHRSGVSAYGAPMPDMPGGVVLMLQDGSTAAMLDRQLHFLGAARGATAMAAMLAHEVKNPLSGIRGAAQLLEQGASQGDRDLCILIQEEADRIRTLVDRMEMFSDRPITPRPVNIHSVLDHVRRVAQSGFACHLRIAEEYDPSLPPVWGDRDQLIQIMLNLVKNAAEAVDAREGEIQLGTAYHHGVRIAVPGSNERVHLPLTVTVRDNGPGIPEPLRATLFEPFVTTKRGGQGLGLAIVAKLVANQGGLIECDSRPGRTTFRLSLPAPPPGEDMTETDE; encoded by the coding sequence ATGCCACCCACGCGCCCTGGCAGCGACATGCCCGATGCGGTGAACATCCTCTCCGCCTTGCCCATGCCCGCCGTGGTCCTGGATGGGGAAGACAATTTCCGCTTCGCCAACCCGGCGGCCGAGCTGTTCTTCCAACACTCCCAGGTCACGCTGGCGAGCCTGCCGCTGGGTGAGCTGTTGCCGCCCGACAACCGCCTCTTCGCGCTGCTGCACCAGGTGCGCCGCACCGACAGCCCGGTGGCCGACCACGACCTGACGCTGGAAAGCCCGCGCCTGCACCGTTCCGGCGTCTCGGCCTATGGCGCGCCCATGCCGGACATGCCGGGCGGCGTGGTGCTGATGCTGCAGGATGGCTCGACGGCCGCCATGCTCGACCGGCAGCTGCATTTCCTGGGGGCGGCGCGCGGCGCCACCGCCATGGCGGCGATGCTGGCGCATGAGGTGAAGAACCCGCTGTCGGGCATCCGCGGTGCGGCCCAGCTGCTGGAACAGGGCGCGTCGCAGGGCGATCGGGACCTCTGCATCCTCATCCAGGAGGAGGCGGACCGCATCCGCACCCTGGTGGACCGGATGGAGATGTTCTCCGACCGGCCCATCACCCCACGCCCCGTGAACATCCATTCCGTGCTGGACCATGTGCGCCGCGTGGCGCAATCGGGCTTCGCCTGCCACCTGCGGATCGCCGAGGAGTACGACCCCTCGCTGCCGCCCGTCTGGGGCGATCGCGATCAGCTCATCCAGATCATGCTGAACCTGGTGAAGAACGCGGCCGAGGCGGTGGACGCCCGCGAGGGTGAAATCCAGCTCGGCACCGCCTATCACCATGGCGTGCGGATCGCCGTGCCCGGCTCCAATGAGCGGGTCCACCTGCCGCTCACCGTCACCGTGCGCGACAATGGCCCGGGCATTCCGGAGCCCCTGCGCGCCACCCTGTTCGAGCCCTTCGTCACCACCAAGCGGGGCGGGCAGGGGCTGGGGCTCGCCATCGTCGCCAAGCTCGTCGCCAACCAGGGAGGGCTGATCGAGTGCGACAGCCGCCCCGGCCGCACCACCTTCCGCCTTTCCCTTCCCGCGCCGCCGCCCGGCGAGGACATGACCGAGACCGATGAATGA
- the dusB gene encoding tRNA dihydrouridine synthase DusB, with protein MSNPQSQPLAPITLAKGVCIQTPVILAPMSGVTDLPFRRLARAEGTGLVVSEMIASAAMIRENRQSLKMAEVEGFGAPSSVQLAGCEPTVMADAARLVVDRGAAIVDINFGCPVKKVAVGQSAGSALMRDEVRAAAILEAVVRAVPVPVTLKMRMGWDHNSLNAPRLARIAQECGIRLVTIHGRTRQQLYTGTANWAFIAEVKAAVDIPVIANGDILTVDDAAEARRLSGADGVMIGRGCYGRPWFPRQVAAFLNEGVRLPDPTLAEQHEILLRHYRAILSHHGVNTGVRMARKHIAWYSRGLPGSAEFRAQVNRVDTPEEAEALMDGFYRPLIERGVEACRDAFREAA; from the coding sequence ATGAGCAACCCCCAGTCGCAGCCCCTGGCGCCCATCACCCTCGCCAAGGGTGTGTGCATCCAGACGCCCGTCATCCTCGCCCCCATGTCGGGCGTGACGGACCTGCCATTCCGCCGCCTGGCGCGGGCCGAGGGCACGGGGCTCGTGGTGTCGGAGATGATCGCCTCCGCCGCCATGATCCGGGAGAACCGCCAGAGCCTGAAGATGGCCGAGGTCGAGGGCTTCGGCGCCCCCAGCTCCGTCCAGCTGGCCGGCTGCGAGCCCACGGTCATGGCCGATGCCGCGCGCCTGGTGGTGGACCGGGGGGCGGCCATCGTGGACATCAATTTCGGCTGCCCGGTGAAGAAGGTGGCGGTGGGGCAGAGCGCGGGCTCAGCCCTCATGCGCGACGAGGTGCGGGCGGCCGCCATCCTGGAGGCCGTGGTGCGCGCGGTGCCCGTGCCCGTCACGCTGAAGATGCGCATGGGCTGGGATCACAACAGCCTGAACGCGCCGCGGCTGGCGCGCATCGCCCAGGAATGCGGCATCCGCCTCGTCACCATCCATGGGCGCACCCGGCAGCAGCTCTACACCGGCACGGCCAACTGGGCCTTCATCGCGGAGGTGAAGGCGGCGGTGGACATCCCCGTCATCGCCAATGGCGACATCCTCACCGTGGATGACGCGGCCGAGGCGCGGCGCCTGTCCGGGGCGGATGGCGTCATGATCGGCCGCGGCTGCTACGGGCGGCCCTGGTTCCCCCGCCAGGTCGCGGCCTTCCTGAACGAGGGGGTTCGCCTGCCCGACCCCACCCTGGCCGAGCAGCACGAGATCCTGCTGCGGCATTACCGCGCCATCCTGTCGCATCATGGCGTGAACACGGGGGTCCGCATGGCGCGCAAGCACATCGCCTGGTATTCGCGCGGCCTGCCCGGCAGCGCCGAGTTCCGGGCCCAGGTGAACCGCGTGGACACGCCGGAGGAGGCCGAGGCGCTGATGGACGGCTTCTACCGCCCCCTGATCGAGCGGGGCGTCGAGGCCTGCCGCGACGCCTTCCGCGAGGCGGCATGA
- a CDS encoding bifunctional 2-C-methyl-D-erythritol 4-phosphate cytidylyltransferase/2-C-methyl-D-erythritol 2,4-cyclodiphosphate synthase, with protein MKIAALLLAAGTGSRFGGPVPKQFAPLAGRPVLRHAAEALLAGGAVTWLQPVGEADSIAPVLAGLPHLPIVAGGATRQASVRAGLEALAAHAPDVVLIHDGARPYLPPGTIPALLAALESHPGAIPAVPVADTLKRGAGGVIAATVPREGLFRAQTPQAFRFPAILAAHRAATQDATDDAALLEAAGLPVALVEGSERNIKITRPEDLPRMEHDMTARMLPRVGTGFDVHRLVPGRPLVLCGVVVPHEMGLDGHSDADVGIHALCDAIYGALAEGDIGTFFPPSQMKWKDADSAQFLIHAAGRIAARGGMLVNADVTLICERPKIGPHAAAMRARLADLLGVEIGRIGVKATTTERLGFTGRGEGIACQTAVSLLLPA; from the coding sequence ATGAAGATCGCCGCTCTCCTCTTGGCCGCCGGGACGGGTTCACGCTTCGGCGGCCCCGTCCCGAAGCAGTTCGCCCCCCTGGCCGGACGGCCCGTGCTGCGCCACGCGGCCGAGGCGCTGCTGGCCGGCGGCGCGGTGACATGGCTGCAACCCGTGGGCGAGGCCGATTCCATCGCCCCCGTGCTGGCCGGCCTGCCGCATCTGCCCATCGTGGCCGGGGGTGCCACCCGCCAGGCCAGCGTGCGGGCGGGGCTGGAGGCGCTGGCCGCGCATGCGCCCGATGTGGTGCTGATCCATGATGGGGCGCGGCCTTACCTCCCGCCCGGCACCATCCCTGCCCTGCTGGCGGCGCTGGAAAGCCACCCCGGCGCCATCCCCGCCGTGCCGGTGGCCGATACGCTGAAACGCGGCGCGGGCGGCGTGATCGCGGCCACCGTCCCGCGCGAGGGGCTGTTCCGCGCCCAGACGCCCCAGGCCTTCCGCTTCCCTGCCATCCTGGCCGCCCACCGCGCCGCCACCCAGGACGCCACCGACGACGCCGCGCTGCTGGAAGCGGCCGGCCTGCCCGTGGCCCTGGTCGAGGGGTCGGAGCGCAACATCAAGATCACCCGCCCGGAGGATTTGCCCCGCATGGAACATGACATGACCGCCCGGATGCTGCCGCGCGTGGGGACGGGCTTCGACGTGCACCGCCTCGTTCCTGGCCGGCCGCTGGTGCTGTGCGGGGTGGTGGTGCCGCATGAGATGGGCCTCGATGGCCATTCGGACGCCGATGTGGGCATCCATGCCCTGTGCGACGCCATCTATGGCGCCCTGGCCGAGGGCGATATCGGCACCTTCTTCCCGCCCTCGCAGATGAAGTGGAAGGATGCCGACAGCGCCCAGTTCCTGATCCACGCGGCCGGCCGGATCGCGGCAAGGGGCGGCATGCTGGTCAATGCCGACGTCACGCTGATCTGCGAGCGGCCCAAGATCGGCCCCCATGCCGCCGCGATGCGCGCGCGGCTGGCGGATCTGCTGGGCGTGGAAATCGGCCGCATCGGCGTGAAGGCCACCACCACGGAACGCCTGGGCTTCACCGGCCGCGGCGAAGGTATCGCCTGCCAGACCGCCGTGAGCCTGCTGCTGCCCGCCTGA
- a CDS encoding acetyl-CoA acetyltransferase, translated as MTGHTHDAAIIGWAHSRFGKIEDAPDAEALIGLVARQAIEHAGLEPADVDAVFLGQFNGGFTPQEFPASLVFQAVPELRFRPATRYENACATGSAAIHGALDFLAAKRGRITLVVGVEKMTATPGPRVGEILLSASHLKTEGGIEAGFAGVFARIAEAYFQRHGDQSDALAAIAAKNHKNGVDNPWAQMRKDLGYEFCRAESEKNPFVARPLKRTDCSLVSDGAAAIIIAEGDVAQSAPRAARFRATAHVQDFLPIARRDITRFEGPREAWARAFEAAGLGLSDLSFAEVHDCFTIAELIEYEAMGLTPEGQGHRAILEGWTAKDGKLPINRSGGLKAKGHPIGATGVSMHALAAMQLCGEAGEMQLPRAEVAGVFNMGGAAVANYVSILERAG; from the coding sequence ATGACCGGACACACCCATGACGCGGCCATCATCGGCTGGGCCCATAGCCGCTTCGGCAAGATCGAGGACGCGCCCGACGCCGAGGCGCTGATCGGCCTCGTCGCCCGCCAGGCCATCGAGCATGCGGGGCTGGAACCCGCCGATGTGGACGCGGTCTTCCTCGGCCAGTTCAATGGCGGCTTCACGCCCCAGGAATTCCCGGCCTCGCTGGTGTTCCAGGCCGTGCCGGAACTCCGCTTCCGCCCCGCCACCCGCTATGAGAACGCCTGCGCCACGGGCAGCGCCGCCATCCATGGCGCGCTCGATTTCCTCGCCGCGAAGCGCGGCCGGATCACCCTGGTCGTGGGCGTGGAGAAGATGACCGCGACCCCCGGGCCGCGCGTGGGCGAGATCCTGCTCTCGGCCAGCCACCTCAAGACCGAGGGCGGCATCGAGGCGGGCTTCGCCGGCGTCTTCGCCCGGATCGCCGAGGCCTATTTCCAGCGCCATGGCGACCAGTCCGACGCCTTGGCCGCCATCGCCGCCAAGAATCACAAGAATGGCGTGGACAACCCCTGGGCGCAGATGCGCAAGGACCTGGGGTATGAGTTCTGCCGCGCCGAGAGCGAGAAGAACCCCTTCGTCGCCCGCCCCCTCAAGCGCACCGATTGCAGCCTGGTGAGCGACGGCGCCGCCGCCATCATCATCGCGGAGGGCGATGTGGCCCAGTCCGCCCCCCGCGCCGCCCGCTTCCGCGCCACCGCCCATGTGCAGGACTTCCTGCCCATCGCGCGCCGCGACATCACCCGCTTCGAGGGCCCGCGCGAGGCCTGGGCGCGCGCCTTCGAGGCGGCGGGGCTGGGCCTCTCCGACCTCTCCTTCGCCGAGGTGCATGACTGCTTCACCATCGCCGAACTCATCGAATACGAGGCGATGGGGCTGACGCCCGAGGGCCAGGGCCACCGCGCCATCCTGGAGGGCTGGACGGCCAAGGATGGAAAGCTGCCCATCAACCGCTCGGGCGGGTTGAAGGCCAAGGGCCACCCGATCGGCGCCACGGGGGTCTCCATGCACGCGCTCGCCGCCATGCAGCTGTGCGGCGAGGCGGGCGAGATGCAATTGCCCCGCGCCGAGGTGGCGGGCGTGTTCAACATGGGCGGCGCGGCCGTCGCCAACTATGTGAGCATCCTGGAGCGGGCGGGCTGA
- a CDS encoding Bug family tripartite tricarboxylate transporter substrate binding protein → MNAPRRALLGAALAAPLAAPGLARAQAAWPSRPIRIVVPFAPGGAVDITGRLLAERMQPLLNATVVVENRGGAGGNLGGDMVAKAEPDGHTILLGTASMLAANKFLYRRSMPFDPIRDLAPVTRVVTGTVLLVVNARRPWQNFGELVAAARANPGRISMGSSGTGTVSHLTLSSINRAAGMDITHVPYRGGGPAIVDLVAGNIDMMFDVIPALMPHVREGRFRALAVGSAERVTYVPELRDVPGMAELLPQAGIDMQSWYAVNVPARTPAPVIARLHQVLTQIARSDEFKGRMEPLGFTPVTDESPEAYGRYMAEQERVWQGLVEASGATLD, encoded by the coding sequence ATGAACGCCCCCCGTCGCGCGCTGCTCGGCGCGGCCCTCGCGGCACCGCTGGCCGCCCCTGGCCTCGCCCGCGCCCAGGCCGCCTGGCCCTCCCGCCCCATCCGCATCGTCGTCCCCTTCGCGCCCGGCGGCGCGGTGGACATCACCGGTCGCCTGCTGGCCGAGCGCATGCAGCCGCTGCTGAACGCCACCGTGGTGGTCGAGAATCGCGGCGGCGCCGGCGGCAACCTGGGCGGCGACATGGTCGCGAAGGCCGAGCCCGATGGGCACACCATCCTGCTCGGCACCGCCTCCATGCTGGCGGCGAACAAGTTCCTCTACCGCCGCTCCATGCCCTTCGACCCCATCCGGGACCTCGCCCCCGTGACGCGGGTGGTGACGGGGACCGTGCTGCTGGTCGTGAACGCCCGCCGCCCCTGGCAGAATTTCGGGGAGCTGGTGGCCGCCGCCCGCGCCAATCCGGGGCGGATCAGCATGGGTTCCTCCGGCACGGGCACGGTCAGCCACCTCACGCTCTCCAGCATCAACCGCGCGGCGGGCATGGACATCACCCATGTGCCCTATCGCGGCGGCGGTCCGGCCATCGTGGACCTCGTGGCGGGCAACATCGACATGATGTTCGACGTGATCCCGGCCCTGATGCCCCATGTGCGCGAGGGCCGCTTCCGCGCGCTCGCCGTGGGCAGCGCCGAGCGCGTGACCTATGTGCCCGAGCTGCGCGACGTGCCCGGCATGGCCGAGCTGCTGCCGCAGGCGGGCATCGACATGCAGTCCTGGTACGCGGTGAACGTGCCGGCGCGCACGCCGGCCCCCGTGATCGCGCGGCTGCACCAGGTCCTCACCCAGATCGCGCGCTCGGACGAGTTCAAGGGCCGGATGGAGCCGCTGGGCTTCACCCCCGTGACCGATGAGAGCCCCGAGGCCTATGGCCGCTACATGGCCGAGCAGGAGCGCGTCTGGCAGGGGCTGGTGGAGGCCTCGGGCGCCACGCTGGACTGA
- a CDS encoding AI-2E family transporter, with protein MESKDSVARLIGLLAAGLLALACFLVLRPFISALLGAVILVFCTWPIFRFLTNRLTLRPGYAAVVMVALEFLLLGLPLLLATPVTREDVDGIRAWIERVLTEGLPDLSGVLLPIPLVGGPLNSFWDSLAGDSSQLTALVGPYAGTIAQQALGLLLLLLSGLVEVLVAIILAFFIYRDGPAIAAHCYRLLERLAGDRALHLWELTGNVTRGVVYGLLGTALAQGFLTAIGLWVAGVPQPVLLGVVAGVISIFPVGAPLVWLPASIWLFATDSWGWGLFMLLYGALGISSVDNVIRPWLIARGADLPLLLTLLGALGGVFAFGFLGLFLGPVVLAVGYALLLDWGGVKQAPPP; from the coding sequence ATGGAAAGCAAGGACTCAGTAGCCCGGCTGATCGGGCTGCTGGCAGCGGGCCTGCTGGCGCTGGCCTGCTTCCTGGTGCTGCGGCCCTTCATCTCGGCCCTGCTGGGGGCGGTCATCCTGGTCTTCTGCACCTGGCCCATCTTCCGCTTCCTCACCAACCGCCTGACCCTGCGGCCGGGCTATGCGGCGGTGGTGATGGTGGCGCTGGAATTCCTGCTGCTGGGCCTGCCCCTGCTGCTGGCGACGCCCGTCACGCGCGAGGATGTGGACGGCATCCGCGCCTGGATCGAGCGCGTGCTGACCGAGGGGCTGCCGGATCTGTCCGGCGTGCTGCTGCCCATCCCGCTGGTGGGCGGGCCGCTGAACAGCTTCTGGGACTCGCTGGCGGGCGACAGTTCGCAGCTCACGGCGCTGGTCGGCCCCTATGCCGGGACCATCGCGCAGCAGGCGCTGGGGCTGTTGCTGCTGCTGTTGTCGGGGCTGGTGGAGGTGCTGGTGGCCATCATCCTCGCCTTCTTCATCTACCGCGACGGGCCGGCCATCGCGGCGCATTGCTACCGTCTGCTGGAGCGGCTGGCCGGTGACCGCGCGCTGCACCTGTGGGAGCTGACGGGCAATGTGACGCGGGGCGTGGTCTATGGGCTGCTGGGCACGGCGCTGGCGCAAGGCTTCCTGACGGCCATCGGCCTCTGGGTGGCAGGGGTGCCGCAGCCTGTCCTGCTGGGGGTGGTGGCCGGGGTGATCTCCATCTTCCCGGTGGGGGCGCCGCTGGTCTGGCTGCCGGCCTCGATCTGGCTCTTCGCCACCGATTCCTGGGGCTGGGGGCTGTTCATGCTGCTCTACGGGGCGCTGGGCATCTCCTCCGTGGACAATGTGATCCGCCCCTGGCTGATCGCCCGCGGGGCGGACCTGCCCCTGCTGCTGACCCTGCTGGGCGCTTTGGGGGGGGTCTTCGCCTTCGGTTTCCTGGGCCTCTTCCTCGGGCCGGTGGTGCTGGCGGTGGGCTATGCGCTGCTGCTGGACTGGGGCGGGGTGAAGCAGGCCCCCCCACCCTGA
- a CDS encoding DsbA family oxidoreductase, translated as MNVLAPPRPRLSVEIVFDLVCPWCYLGVRRLLRVLAERPDLQAELLWRPFLLNPDIAPGGVPRQDWLTRKFGGEERARRLHGTIAELGQAEGIAFRFELMRRIPSSLDGHRLLRWAAPQGPLDGLVERIFQAYFSEGQDIGQHSVLAALAAAEGLDPAEARQFLASPAETEWVHLENLRAHRLGINGVPCFLVDGQHAIAGAQEGEVLQRLIEVALATS; from the coding sequence GTGAACGTCCTCGCACCACCCCGGCCGCGGCTTTCCGTCGAGATCGTCTTCGATCTCGTCTGCCCCTGGTGCTATCTGGGCGTGCGCCGCCTGCTGCGCGTCCTGGCCGAGCGGCCGGACCTGCAGGCCGAACTGCTCTGGCGCCCCTTCCTGCTGAACCCGGACATCGCCCCCGGCGGCGTCCCCCGCCAGGACTGGCTGACCCGGAAATTTGGCGGCGAGGAACGCGCCCGCCGCCTGCACGGCACCATCGCCGAGCTGGGCCAGGCCGAGGGCATCGCCTTCCGCTTCGAGCTGATGCGCCGCATCCCCTCCAGCCTGGATGGCCACCGGCTGCTGCGCTGGGCCGCCCCACAGGGGCCGCTGGACGGCCTCGTGGAGCGCATCTTCCAGGCCTATTTCAGCGAGGGGCAGGATATCGGCCAGCACAGCGTCCTGGCCGCGCTGGCCGCCGCCGAGGGGCTCGACCCCGCCGAAGCCCGCCAATTCCTGGCCAGCCCCGCCGAGACCGAGTGGGTCCATCTGGAGAACCTCCGCGCCCATCGCCTGGGCATCAACGGGGTGCCCTGCTTCCTGGTGGACGGGCAGCACGCCATCGCCGGCGCCCAAGAGGGCGAGGTGCTGCAACGCCTGATCGAGGTGGCACTCGCCACCTCCTGA
- a CDS encoding DJ-1/PfpI family protein, with protein MTHLTIGSVIFPDLDQVDLTGPHEILSRLPDSTWRLYGPSLDPVTDMKGLRILPDAVLEDAPQLDVLHVPGGFGVDAAMRDPRLLDWLKRQAEGAQLVFTVCTGSLLLGATGLLRGRRATTHWASHHLLPLLGATPVDERVVEDGKFVTAAGVTSGFDGALHVAAKLRGSEAAQFIQLYMQYDPHPPFQAGNPRTAPAATRDQATAAFANVVAAREAVLRGLQLTG; from the coding sequence ATGACGCATCTGACCATCGGCAGCGTGATCTTCCCGGACCTCGACCAGGTGGACCTGACCGGGCCGCACGAGATCTTGTCCCGCCTGCCCGATTCGACCTGGCGCCTCTACGGGCCCAGCCTCGACCCCGTCACCGACATGAAGGGCCTGCGAATTCTGCCCGATGCCGTGCTGGAGGATGCGCCGCAGCTCGACGTGCTGCACGTCCCGGGCGGCTTCGGCGTGGACGCTGCCATGCGCGACCCGCGCCTGCTGGACTGGCTGAAGCGCCAGGCCGAAGGGGCGCAACTGGTCTTCACCGTCTGCACCGGCTCCCTGCTGCTGGGCGCCACCGGGCTGCTGCGCGGCCGCCGCGCCACCACCCATTGGGCCAGCCACCACCTGCTGCCCCTGCTGGGCGCCACCCCGGTGGATGAACGCGTGGTCGAGGACGGCAAGTTCGTGACCGCGGCCGGCGTGACCTCGGGCTTCGACGGCGCCCTGCACGTGGCCGCCAAGCTGCGTGGGTCCGAGGCGGCCCAGTTCATCCAGCTCTACATGCAGTATGACCCCCACCCGCCCTTCCAGGCCGGAAACCCCCGCACCGCCCCCGCCGCGACGCGCGACCAAGCCACCGCCGCCTTCGCGAACGTCGTCGCCGCGCGCGAGGCGGTGCTGCGGGGACTGCAGCTCACGGGGTGA
- a CDS encoding polyprenyl synthetase family protein, with translation MIEAKDQGAAGHGEDALKRLTALVAEDLAQCNRLIVERMHSPVALIPQLAAHLVSSGGKRLRPVLTLGASRMCGYEGPRHVALAACVEFIHTATLLHDDVVDESTLRRGQASANALFGNKPSVLVGDFLFARAFRLMVEDGNLEVMRILSSAAATLAEGEVLQLLIQNDLGTTEAQYLEVIEGKTASLFAAATRLGAVVADRPEAEAEALDSYGRNLGIAFQLVDDALDYAAEQEKLGKTVGDDFREGKITLPVLAAFHAGDAAEQQFWRRTIEERQQDESDFAEAQRLMTRHGAVAKTIARAEAYGEAALQSLAGFPDNPFRHALAEVVRFCIARAR, from the coding sequence GTGATCGAGGCGAAGGACCAGGGCGCGGCCGGGCATGGCGAGGACGCGCTGAAACGCCTCACCGCCCTCGTGGCCGAGGACCTGGCGCAGTGCAACCGCCTGATCGTCGAGCGCATGCACAGCCCGGTGGCCCTCATCCCGCAGCTCGCCGCGCATCTGGTCAGCTCGGGTGGGAAGCGGCTGCGGCCGGTGCTGACGTTGGGTGCCTCGCGCATGTGCGGCTATGAGGGGCCGCGCCATGTGGCACTCGCCGCCTGCGTGGAGTTCATCCACACCGCCACCCTGCTGCATGACGATGTGGTGGACGAAAGCACCCTGCGCCGCGGCCAGGCCAGCGCCAACGCCCTCTTCGGCAACAAGCCCTCGGTCCTGGTGGGCGACTTCCTCTTCGCCCGCGCCTTCCGCCTGATGGTGGAGGATGGAAACCTGGAGGTGATGCGCATCCTCTCCTCGGCCGCCGCCACGCTGGCGGAGGGCGAGGTGCTGCAACTCCTCATCCAGAACGACCTGGGCACGACCGAAGCGCAATACCTCGAAGTCATCGAGGGCAAGACAGCCTCGCTCTTCGCCGCCGCCACACGCCTCGGCGCCGTCGTCGCCGACCGGCCCGAGGCGGAAGCCGAGGCGCTGGATTCCTATGGCCGCAACCTCGGCATCGCCTTCCAGCTGGTGGACGACGCCCTCGACTACGCGGCCGAACAGGAAAAGCTGGGCAAGACCGTCGGCGACGATTTCCGCGAGGGCAAGATCACCCTGCCCGTGCTCGCCGCCTTCCACGCCGGCGACGCGGCCGAGCAGCAGTTCTGGCGCCGCACCATCGAGGAACGCCAGCAGGACGAGAGCGATTTCGCCGAAGCCCAGCGCCTGATGACGCGCCACGGCGCCGTCGCCAAGACCATCGCCCGCGCGGAAGCCTATGGCGAGGCCGCCCTGCAATCCCTGGCCGGCTTCCCCGACAACCCCTTCCGCCACGCCCTGGCCGAGGTGGTGCGGTTCTGCATCGCACGGGCGCGTTGA
- a CDS encoding putative signal transducing protein has protein sequence MEVVAEDGDPVRMQFLAALLRDAGIEPVMLDANLAGLGLAVFPRRLAVRREDGPRARRILADAGV, from the coding sequence GTGGAGGTTGTGGCGGAGGATGGTGACCCGGTGCGCATGCAGTTCCTGGCCGCCCTGCTGCGCGATGCCGGCATCGAGCCCGTGATGCTGGACGCGAACCTGGCGGGGCTGGGGCTGGCCGTCTTCCCCCGGCGCCTGGCCGTGCGACGCGAGGATGGGCCGCGCGCCCGGCGCATCCTGGCCGATGCCGGGGTCTGA
- a CDS encoding tRNA1(Val) (adenine(37)-N6)-methyltransferase yields MPGSEPPAEAFTEDALLGGRVRLTQPREGFRAALDPVLLAAFIPARPGETVLEAGCGSGAAFLCLAVRVPGVAVQAVERDAEMAALARRNAEGNGAAAMIHAADIRTPPPLPRCDHAFANPPYWPGGTPSPQPRRRDAAHEDAALEDWVAMLARPLRHLGTLTLVLPAGRFAAAAAALRGAGCGSVRLLPLWPRAGVAAKRVLIQARRGGRGADEVLPGLVLHAADGSFTPAAEAVLRGGAALP; encoded by the coding sequence ATGCCGGGGTCTGAGCCGCCCGCCGAGGCCTTCACCGAGGATGCGTTGCTGGGGGGCCGCGTGCGGCTGACCCAGCCGCGCGAGGGGTTTCGTGCCGCGCTCGACCCCGTGCTGCTGGCCGCCTTCATCCCCGCCCGGCCCGGCGAGACGGTGCTGGAGGCCGGCTGCGGCAGCGGGGCGGCCTTCCTTTGCCTCGCGGTCCGGGTGCCCGGGGTGGCCGTGCAGGCCGTCGAGCGCGACGCCGAGATGGCGGCGCTGGCTCGGCGCAACGCGGAGGGCAATGGCGCGGCGGCGATGATCCATGCCGCCGACATCCGCACCCCGCCCCCCCTGCCTCGCTGCGACCACGCCTTCGCCAACCCGCCCTATTGGCCGGGCGGCACGCCCTCGCCCCAGCCGCGCCGGCGCGACGCCGCGCATGAGGATGCGGCGCTGGAGGATTGGGTGGCCATGCTGGCGCGGCCGCTGCGGCACCTTGGCACGCTGACGCTGGTGTTGCCTGCCGGCCGCTTCGCCGCCGCCGCGGCGGCGCTGCGCGGCGCGGGCTGCGGGTCGGTGCGGCTGCTGCCGCTCTGGCCGCGCGCGGGGGTGGCGGCCAAGCGCGTGCTGATCCAGGCGCGGCGGGGCGGGCGGGGGGCGGATGAGGTGCTGCCCGGCCTTGTCCTCCACGCCGCGGACGGCTCCTTCACGCCCGCGGCCGAGGCCGTGCTGCGCGGGGGTGCCGCGCTACCGTAG